A section of the Pan paniscus chromosome 11, NHGRI_mPanPan1-v2.0_pri, whole genome shotgun sequence genome encodes:
- the EDF1 gene encoding endothelial differentiation-related factor 1 isoform X1, which yields MAESDWDTVTVLRKKGPTAAQAKSKQAILAAQRRGEDVETSKKWAAGQNKQHSITKNTAKLDRETEELHHDRVTLEVGKVIQQGRQSKGLTQKDLATKINEKPQVIADYESGRAIPNNQVLGKIERAIGLKLRGKDIGKPIEKGPRAK from the exons ATGGCCGAGAGCGACTGGGACACGGTGACGGTGCTGCGCAAGAAGGGCCCTACGGCCGCCCAGGCCAAATCCAAGCAG gCTATCTTAGCGGCACAGAGAcgaggagaagatgtggagacTTCCAAGAAAT GGGCTGCTGGCCAGAACAAACAACATTCTATTACCAAGAACACGGCCAAGCTGGACCGGGAGACGGAGGAGCTGCACCATGACAGGGTGACCCTGGAGGTGGGCAAGGTGATCCAGCAAGGTCGGCAGAGCAAGGGGCTTACGCAGAAGGACCTGGCCACG AAAATCAATGAGAAGCCACAGGTGATCGCGGACTATGAGAGCGGACGGGCCATACCCAATAACCAGGTGCTTGGCAAAATCGAGCGGGCCATTG GCCTCAAGCTCCGGGGAAAGGACATTGGAAAGCCCATCGAGAAGGGGCCTAGGGCGAAATGA
- the EDF1 gene encoding endothelial differentiation-related factor 1 isoform X2: MAESDWDTVTVLRKKGPTAAQAKSKQAILAAQRRGEDVETSKKWAAGQNKQHSITKNTAKLDRETEELHHDRVTLEVGKVIQQGRQSKGLTQKDLATKINEKPQVIADYESGRAIPNNQVLGKIERAIDVGTRSARALRAQ, encoded by the exons ATGGCCGAGAGCGACTGGGACACGGTGACGGTGCTGCGCAAGAAGGGCCCTACGGCCGCCCAGGCCAAATCCAAGCAG gCTATCTTAGCGGCACAGAGAcgaggagaagatgtggagacTTCCAAGAAAT GGGCTGCTGGCCAGAACAAACAACATTCTATTACCAAGAACACGGCCAAGCTGGACCGGGAGACGGAGGAGCTGCACCATGACAGGGTGACCCTGGAGGTGGGCAAGGTGATCCAGCAAGGTCGGCAGAGCAAGGGGCTTACGCAGAAGGACCTGGCCACG AAAATCAATGAGAAGCCACAGGTGATCGCGGACTATGAGAGCGGACGGGCCATACCCAATAACCAGGTGCTTGGCAAAATCGAGCGGGCCATTG ATGTGGGAACCAGGAGTGCTCGTGCGCTGAGAGCCCAGTGA